A stretch of DNA from Puniceicoccaceae bacterium:
CTATGCGTGGATTGTGAACTGCAACTCCTGTTAATTTCTGTTTTTACACTTTCTACATAAATTAAGTGTAAAATTTTAAATTGATCGCAAAAGCTACGTAAATATAACGACAAAGCCTATGCTAAGGGGTTAAGAATCAAGTTTTCTTCCGATTAATCACTTCGGAAACGACAGTTGTTTATAAACAATTGTCAAAAATATTTAACTTGATCTTTTACAAAAAGACTCTCTAATAAGAGGTGCTTTTTCTTTCCTTATGCTTGAGATTCGTGCCACGAAACGGCAACGAGGTTTTACGCTCGTTGAGATGATGGTTGGCCTTACCCTGCTTGGAGTGTTCATGACGGGCATTCTCGGCTCGGTGCGGTTGTCCACGTTGCTTGCCGAATCCACGCTCTACGAAAGTACTTCGATCAATGTAGCCCAGGGCTACCTCGAGCAGATTAAAAGCCTTCCCTATGAAGACCTGCTGCTGGCAGTGCAGGATCCTGCCACCTTCCCTCTCGAGACCATCAGTCCCTCTTACGATACAACACAGCAAGCAACCGTCTTTGATGACCCCATTTCCATCGATCCGACACAACAACCCAACGAGCGAACCGTTGTGATCGATGTTCGCGGAGATGGCAACGGAACCGTTATTGAAATGCCAGTTCGCCTATGGGTTTCGATCGAGGATAAAAACACGGGGAGTGATCCAGTCAACGCGCTTGAGATCAAGATCGAATACTCCTATCAGCTTCCTGCAGTTCTGGGAGGGAACTGGGCGTCTGGGCAGGTACAGGCCATTCGCGCACGCATGTAACTATCATGAGTCGATCTGCACATCAGCATAGGAAAGCAGGATTCA
This window harbors:
- a CDS encoding prepilin-type N-terminal cleavage/methylation domain-containing protein, giving the protein MLEIRATKRQRGFTLVEMMVGLTLLGVFMTGILGSVRLSTLLAESTLYESTSINVAQGYLEQIKSLPYEDLLLAVQDPATFPLETISPSYDTTQQATVFDDPISIDPTQQPNERTVVIDVRGDGNGTVIEMPVRLWVSIEDKNTGSDPVNALEIKIEYSYQLPAVLGGNWASGQVQAIRARM